One Gimesia aquarii DNA segment encodes these proteins:
- a CDS encoding iron-containing alcohol dehydrogenase codes for MDSKSPTKLHTQQAEGNQLSAFDYAPRTRILFGGGSLNQLGELSSELGAQRVLLVTDKGLAEAGHEARAVASLENANLQITIFDDVHANPTTEDVERGLQVARNHQIDLIIGLGGGSSMDCAKGINFLLTNGGKMEDYWGVGKATKPMLPLIAVPTTAGTGSEAQSFAVIAHPETHMKMACGDKKAACRIAILDPELTLTMPRSVTCATGIDALSHALETFVTKPRNEISQLFSRRAWSLLANSFPQVLDTPDDLTARGNMQLGAHFAGAAIENSMLGATHALANPLSAHFDLIHGVAIGIMLPHVIRFNAELMGEQYSLLAADIGLCEPQDPTGAGLLAEHIQALIAKAGAPTSLSECEVDHNLFDQLAEEASRQWTGNFNPRPVDQSSLRELYECAY; via the coding sequence ATGGATTCGAAATCTCCTACCAAACTACACACACAGCAGGCAGAGGGGAATCAACTTTCTGCCTTTGATTATGCCCCCCGAACACGGATTCTCTTTGGTGGTGGATCGTTAAACCAGTTAGGAGAACTCTCATCTGAATTGGGGGCTCAACGAGTTCTACTCGTCACTGATAAAGGGCTTGCTGAAGCGGGGCATGAAGCGCGTGCTGTCGCCTCTCTGGAGAACGCGAATCTGCAAATTACAATCTTTGATGATGTGCATGCCAATCCGACTACAGAAGATGTGGAACGCGGATTACAGGTAGCCCGCAACCACCAAATCGATCTGATCATCGGCCTGGGTGGTGGTAGCAGTATGGATTGTGCCAAAGGAATTAATTTCCTGCTGACGAACGGCGGGAAAATGGAAGATTACTGGGGAGTTGGAAAGGCCACTAAACCAATGCTTCCACTGATCGCCGTCCCAACAACTGCCGGCACGGGCAGCGAAGCACAATCGTTTGCTGTCATCGCCCACCCTGAAACGCATATGAAGATGGCGTGTGGAGACAAGAAAGCGGCATGCAGGATCGCAATTCTCGATCCTGAACTCACCCTGACCATGCCCCGTTCTGTCACGTGTGCTACAGGAATCGATGCATTAAGTCATGCGTTAGAAACATTCGTCACGAAACCACGTAATGAAATATCCCAACTATTCAGCCGCCGTGCCTGGTCACTTTTGGCAAATAGTTTTCCTCAAGTTCTCGATACTCCAGATGATCTGACGGCACGGGGAAATATGCAATTGGGAGCACACTTCGCCGGCGCTGCCATTGAAAACTCCATGCTTGGTGCCACGCATGCACTGGCTAATCCACTATCGGCACATTTTGATTTAATTCATGGTGTTGCAATAGGCATCATGTTACCGCACGTGATTCGTTTTAACGCAGAATTGATGGGGGAACAGTACTCGCTGCTCGCAGCAGACATTGGCCTCTGCGAACCGCAGGATCCTACCGGCGCAGGGTTATTGGCCGAGCATATTCAAGCATTAATCGCGAAAGCAGGAGCACCGACTTCACTCTCAGAATGCGAAGTCGATCATAACTTGTTTGACCAGCTTGCTGAAGAAGCATCCAGACAGTGGACCGGTAATTTTAACCCGCGACCTGTTGATCAGTCCTCTTTAAGGGAATTGTACGAATGCGCATATTAA
- the nadD gene encoding nicotinate-nucleotide adenylyltransferase, with protein MRIGIFGGTFDPVHIAHLLLAEQCREQCDLDEIWFVPAGSPPHKESTGISTGKQRREMLDFAIAGHANFVVKDLELHREGPSYTIETLRQLKTTHPDDEFFLIIGADSVRDLHTWREPESILELATLIGVNRPNISLPDLSELTQKFGEIVQSKILWTTMPGFEISSTDIRNRIRQNKSVRYMTPRAVEVYIYNNRLYLD; from the coding sequence ATGCGAATAGGAATTTTTGGTGGTACTTTCGATCCTGTACACATTGCCCACCTCTTGCTTGCCGAACAATGCAGAGAACAATGTGACTTGGATGAAATCTGGTTTGTTCCAGCGGGAAGCCCGCCTCATAAAGAGAGCACAGGAATATCCACCGGAAAACAAAGACGGGAAATGCTCGATTTCGCGATCGCAGGACATGCGAATTTCGTTGTCAAAGATCTGGAGCTTCATCGAGAAGGCCCCAGTTACACTATTGAAACGCTACGCCAACTGAAAACCACTCACCCGGATGATGAATTCTTTTTGATCATAGGCGCTGACTCTGTTCGAGATCTACATACATGGCGTGAACCTGAGTCGATTCTGGAGTTAGCAACTCTGATTGGGGTCAATCGCCCCAACATTAGTCTACCAGATTTATCTGAACTCACTCAAAAATTTGGTGAGATTGTGCAGTCAAAAATACTCTGGACGACAATGCCGGGATTCGAAATTTCCTCGACTGACATCAGGAATCGCATTCGGCAAAACAAAAGTGTCCGATATATGACCCCCCGTGCGGTGGAAGTTTATATCTACAATAACAGGCTGTATTTAGACTAA